Proteins from a single region of Ensifer adhaerens:
- a CDS encoding helix-turn-helix transcriptional regulator: protein MTEQQAVLDMLEILECGGCVEPAHFFTLMRRTFRIAHLLYLEAEPYADELKICRLHHTFGAYAAEIYRLRGLHRIDPILKLALGGVRPVEWTMARHRFPDCEPLFEAAQEIGLSTEGVALPLPSPAGRMALLAINVNMPADEWTAYRRQHLRDFQLAANLFHAAMLEHGAMAGGLSARDMRLTGRETEVLTWAAAGKSYWEIATILGISERTVRFFMTNARRKLNVVSNTQAVAQAVRHALIPTV, encoded by the coding sequence ATGACTGAGCAGCAGGCTGTCCTCGACATGCTGGAAATCCTGGAATGCGGGGGCTGTGTCGAGCCCGCTCATTTCTTTACGCTGATGCGCCGTACGTTCCGCATCGCCCATCTCCTGTACCTTGAAGCCGAGCCCTATGCGGACGAGCTCAAGATCTGCCGGCTGCATCACACCTTCGGTGCCTATGCCGCCGAGATCTACCGTTTGCGCGGCCTTCACCGGATAGATCCCATCCTGAAGCTTGCGCTTGGCGGCGTTCGCCCGGTGGAGTGGACGATGGCCCGGCATCGTTTTCCCGACTGCGAGCCGCTGTTCGAGGCGGCGCAGGAGATCGGCCTGTCGACGGAGGGTGTCGCGCTGCCGCTGCCTTCGCCCGCCGGCCGCATGGCGCTGCTGGCGATCAACGTCAACATGCCGGCCGACGAATGGACGGCCTATCGGCGCCAACATCTGCGTGATTTCCAGCTCGCCGCGAATCTTTTCCACGCGGCCATGCTGGAACATGGCGCGATGGCCGGCGGCCTTTCGGCGCGCGACATGCGCCTCACCGGTCGCGAAACCGAGGTGTTGACCTGGGCCGCCGCCGGCAAGAGCTATTGGGAAATCGCAACGATTCTCGGCATTTCCGAACGCACCGTGCGCTTCTTCATGACCAATGCGCGGCGCAAGCTGAATGTCGTCTCCAATACGCAGGCCGTCGCCCAGGCGGTCCGCCATGCGCTGATCCCCACCGTTTGA
- a CDS encoding acyl-homoserine-lactone synthase codes for MIRILNGKTRAQHPQAVDDMFRLRKRVFHDFLKWDVQTDGEWEIDNYDTANPLYVLSYAPDGRLRGSLRLLPTLGPNMLDDTFPILLGDNPEIRSASVWESSRFCIEPEISQDRASNQVTVAAAELMCGVGELGLASGISHIVTVTDVFLERMFRRMGCPGERIADPHRIGSVFAVAVAWEVTDGLLQRMKAVAAIEGTVLDRPMSLETARAA; via the coding sequence ATGATCAGGATCCTGAACGGCAAGACCCGAGCGCAGCACCCGCAGGCCGTCGACGACATGTTCCGGTTGCGCAAGCGCGTCTTCCACGATTTTCTGAAGTGGGACGTTCAGACCGACGGCGAATGGGAAATCGACAACTACGACACGGCAAACCCGCTCTACGTCTTGTCCTACGCGCCCGACGGCCGGCTGCGCGGCTCGCTGAGGCTACTGCCGACGCTCGGTCCCAACATGCTGGACGATACTTTCCCGATCCTGCTCGGCGACAATCCGGAAATCCGCAGCGCCTCGGTGTGGGAATCCAGCCGTTTCTGCATCGAGCCTGAGATTTCGCAGGACCGCGCCTCCAACCAGGTGACAGTTGCGGCCGCCGAGTTGATGTGCGGCGTCGGCGAACTGGGCCTTGCCTCTGGCATCAGCCATATCGTCACGGTCACCGACGTGTTCCTGGAGCGCATGTTCCGCCGCATGGGATGCCCGGGCGAGCGCATTGCCGACCCCCATCGCATCGGCTCGGTCTTTGCCGTCGCCGTCGCCTGGGAAGTGACCGACGGCCTGCTTCAGCGCATGAAGGCCGTCGCCGCCATCGAAGGCACCGTTCTGGACCGCCCGATGTCGCTCGAAACCGCCCGCGCCGCTTGA
- a CDS encoding NADP-dependent malic enzyme, which yields MNTGDKSKSQTGPASGDIDQQALFFHRYPRPGKLEIQPTKPLGNQRDLALAYSPGVAAPCIAIRDNPETAADFTARANLVAVISNGTAVLGLGNIGPLASKPVMEGKAVLFKKFAGIDVFDIEIDASSIDRMVDVVSALEPTFGGINLEDIKAPECFEVERRLREKMQIPVFHDDQHGTAIIVAAAILNGLELAGKDIAKAKIVTSGAGAAALACLNLLVTLGAKRENIWVHDLEGLVYKGREVLMDEWKSIYAQESDNRVLADSIGGADVFLGLSAAGVLKPELLVQMAEKPLIMALANPTPEIMPEAARAARPDAMICTGRSDFPNQVNNVLCFPHIFRGALDCGASTINEEMKMAAVRAIAGLAREEPSDVAARAYSGETPVFGPDYLIPSPFDQRLILRIAPAVAKAAEESGVATRPIQDYDAYLDKLNRFVFRSGFIMKPVFAAAKNAQKNRVIFAEGEDERVLRAAQVLLEDSTARPILIGRPQIIETRLRRYGLRIRPDVDFEVVNPEGDPRYREYVEDYFALVGRLGVIPEAARTIVRTNTTVIGALAVKRGEADALICGVEGRYSRHLRDVSQIIGKREGVLDFSALSLLISQRGATFFTDTYVSYCPSAEEIAQTTVMAAQEIRRFGITPRAALVSHSNFGSRDSESATKMRKALQLVRELAPDLEVDGEMHGDAAISEALRQRVMPDSSLSGEANLLVFPNLDAANITLGVVKTMTDSLHVGPILLGSALPAHILSPSVTSRGVVNMAALAVVEASHPG from the coding sequence ATGAACACGGGCGACAAATCGAAATCCCAAACCGGTCCGGCCAGCGGCGACATCGACCAGCAGGCCCTTTTCTTCCACCGTTATCCTCGCCCGGGAAAGCTCGAAATCCAGCCCACCAAGCCGCTCGGCAACCAGCGTGACTTGGCGCTTGCCTACTCGCCGGGTGTGGCCGCGCCCTGCATCGCCATCCGCGACAACCCGGAAACGGCTGCGGATTTCACCGCACGCGCCAACCTGGTCGCTGTCATCTCCAACGGCACGGCCGTGCTTGGTCTCGGCAATATCGGCCCGCTCGCCTCCAAGCCGGTGATGGAAGGCAAGGCGGTTCTCTTCAAGAAGTTCGCCGGCATCGACGTCTTCGACATCGAGATCGATGCATCGAGCATCGATCGCATGGTCGACGTGGTCTCGGCACTGGAGCCCACATTCGGCGGCATCAACCTTGAAGACATCAAGGCGCCAGAATGCTTCGAAGTGGAGCGGCGCCTGCGCGAAAAGATGCAGATCCCGGTCTTCCATGACGACCAGCACGGAACCGCCATCATCGTTGCCGCCGCCATCCTCAACGGCCTGGAACTCGCCGGCAAGGACATCGCCAAGGCGAAGATCGTCACCTCGGGTGCCGGCGCCGCGGCACTTGCCTGTCTCAATCTGCTGGTGACGCTTGGCGCCAAGCGCGAGAACATCTGGGTCCACGACCTCGAGGGCCTCGTCTACAAGGGGCGCGAGGTGCTGATGGACGAATGGAAGTCCATCTACGCACAGGAGAGCGACAACCGCGTGCTCGCCGACAGCATCGGCGGCGCGGACGTGTTCCTCGGGCTTTCCGCTGCCGGCGTCCTGAAGCCGGAACTGCTGGTGCAGATGGCGGAAAAGCCGCTGATCATGGCGCTTGCCAACCCGACGCCGGAAATCATGCCGGAAGCGGCCCGTGCCGCCCGTCCGGATGCAATGATCTGCACCGGCCGCTCGGACTTCCCGAACCAGGTCAACAACGTCCTGTGCTTCCCGCACATTTTCCGTGGCGCGCTCGATTGCGGCGCAAGCACGATCAACGAAGAAATGAAGATGGCCGCCGTGCGCGCCATCGCCGGGCTTGCCCGCGAGGAGCCGTCGGACGTTGCCGCCCGCGCCTATTCCGGTGAAACCCCGGTTTTCGGCCCCGACTACCTGATCCCCTCGCCCTTCGATCAGCGTCTCATCCTGCGCATCGCGCCGGCGGTCGCCAAGGCGGCTGAGGAAAGCGGTGTCGCCACCCGTCCGATCCAGGACTATGACGCCTATCTTGACAAGCTGAACCGCTTCGTCTTCCGCTCGGGCTTCATCATGAAGCCGGTGTTCGCCGCCGCGAAGAACGCCCAGAAGAACCGCGTGATCTTTGCCGAAGGCGAAGACGAGCGCGTACTGCGCGCCGCCCAGGTGCTGCTCGAAGACAGCACGGCCCGGCCGATCCTGATCGGCCGACCACAGATCATCGAAACGCGCCTGCGCCGTTACGGCCTGCGCATCCGCCCGGATGTCGATTTCGAAGTGGTGAACCCCGAGGGCGATCCGCGTTACCGCGAGTATGTCGAGGACTATTTCGCCCTCGTCGGCCGCCTTGGTGTCATTCCGGAAGCCGCCCGCACGATCGTTCGTACCAACACGACCGTCATCGGCGCACTTGCCGTCAAGCGCGGTGAAGCGGACGCCCTGATCTGCGGCGTCGAGGGCCGTTACAGCCGGCACCTGCGCGACGTCTCGCAGATCATCGGCAAGCGGGAGGGTGTGCTCGACTTCTCCGCCTTGAGCCTGCTGATTTCGCAGCGCGGCGCCACCTTCTTCACCGACACCTATGTGAGCTACTGCCCGAGCGCGGAAGAGATCGCCCAGACGACGGTCATGGCCGCCCAGGAAATCCGCCGCTTCGGTATCACGCCGCGTGCAGCGCTGGTGTCGCATTCGAACTTCGGGTCGCGTGATTCGGAAAGCGCCACCAAGATGCGCAAGGCGCTTCAGCTCGTGCGGGAACTCGCGCCCGATCTCGAAGTCGACGGTGAAATGCACGGCGATGCGGCGATTTCGGAAGCGCTGCGCCAACGCGTGATGCCGGACAGCAGCCTTTCAGGTGAAGCCAACCTCCTGGTCTTCCCCAATCTCGATGCCGCCAACATCACGCTCGGCGTCGTCAAGACGATGACCGACAGCCTGCATGTCGGCCCGATTCTCCTGGGTTCGGCGCTTCCCGCGCACATCCTTTCGCCTTCGGTCACATCGCGCGGTGTCGTCAACATGGCGGCCCTCGCGGTCGTCGAAGCCAGCCATCCGGGCTGA
- the bluB gene encoding 5,6-dimethylbenzimidazole synthase, with protein MLTEPKGGLATAGAFSRQEREAVYRAIETRRDVRDEFLPEPLPDDLVKRLLAAAHNAPSVGFMQPWNFVLVRGAETRERVWQAFRRANDEAASMFAAEQQGKYRSLKLEGIRKAPLSICVTCDRTRGGAVVLGRTHNPQMDVYSTVCAVQNLWLAARAEGVGVGWVSIFHEEEIKAILGIPDHIEIVAWLCLGYVDRLYQQPELAVKGWRQRLPLEELVFEEGWGNCSESS; from the coding sequence ATGCTGACTGAACCGAAGGGCGGCCTTGCGACCGCCGGTGCCTTCTCGCGGCAAGAGCGGGAGGCCGTCTACCGCGCCATCGAAACACGCCGCGACGTTCGTGACGAGTTCTTGCCCGAGCCTCTTCCCGATGATCTGGTGAAACGTTTGCTCGCGGCAGCCCACAACGCGCCGTCGGTGGGCTTCATGCAGCCCTGGAACTTCGTGCTGGTGCGGGGGGCCGAAACGCGCGAGCGCGTCTGGCAGGCGTTTCGCCGTGCCAATGACGAGGCCGCCTCGATGTTTGCGGCAGAGCAGCAGGGCAAGTATCGCTCGCTGAAGCTCGAAGGCATTCGCAAGGCACCGCTCAGCATCTGCGTCACCTGTGACCGCACGCGCGGCGGCGCGGTCGTTCTCGGGCGCACGCACAATCCGCAGATGGATGTCTATTCCACAGTTTGTGCCGTGCAGAACCTGTGGCTTGCGGCGCGCGCGGAAGGGGTTGGCGTCGGCTGGGTCAGCATCTTTCACGAGGAGGAGATCAAGGCGATTCTCGGCATCCCGGATCACATCGAAATCGTCGCCTGGCTCTGCCTCGGCTATGTTGATCGCCTCTACCAGCAGCCTGAGCTGGCGGTGAAGGGATGGCGGCAGCGCCTGCCGCTGGAAGAACTGGTGTTCGAGGAAGGCTGGGGCAACTGCAGTGAGAGTTCCTAA
- a CDS encoding MFS transporter, translated as MIPSSAPASVGPPPRHFALRIALLFCAPLIVNGFAMPYFPMWLSTLSMTDFEIGVVLALPMFVRVITAPIAGVIADRLGERAIVLIWSGFLSLATALVLFYFRDFWPVLVIYTLQSAVYSPYVPIVEAIALSGVRRWGFDYAHMRLWGSVAFIGATMLGGWMVGIFGSDMVLPAMAIGFGLTIAMAFAAPRVGKPRRPSPITALTEPPPKSLRQLDLQLLLVGVTLVNASHAMLFAFSAIYWQHIGYSGTEIGLLWSAGVAAEVTMFIFAKAISRRFSVWVMILSGCFLAVVRWIIFPMDLGFGGYFILQCFHAFTYAIMHTGMQHKLVERVVESQEASAQGLYFFYTGIFTAIFTFLSGYFYAWYGVKGFYSMSVVAFAGCCFAIAAWYLQPQRRGSGGKTSEAS; from the coding sequence ATGATTCCCTCCTCAGCGCCCGCATCCGTGGGCCCTCCGCCGCGCCATTTCGCGCTTCGCATCGCCTTGCTCTTCTGCGCGCCGTTGATCGTCAACGGCTTCGCGATGCCGTATTTTCCGATGTGGCTCAGCACGCTCTCGATGACCGATTTCGAGATCGGCGTGGTGCTGGCACTGCCGATGTTCGTGCGCGTCATCACCGCGCCGATCGCCGGCGTCATCGCCGACCGCCTTGGCGAGCGGGCGATCGTGCTGATCTGGTCCGGGTTCCTGTCGCTGGCAACCGCGCTGGTGTTGTTCTATTTCCGCGACTTCTGGCCCGTGCTGGTCATCTACACGCTGCAGTCGGCCGTCTATTCCCCCTATGTGCCGATCGTCGAGGCGATCGCGCTTTCGGGCGTTAGGCGCTGGGGGTTCGACTATGCCCATATGCGGCTCTGGGGCTCGGTCGCCTTTATCGGTGCAACGATGCTGGGTGGCTGGATGGTCGGCATATTCGGCAGCGACATGGTGCTGCCGGCGATGGCGATCGGTTTCGGCCTGACGATTGCCATGGCCTTTGCGGCGCCGCGTGTCGGCAAGCCGCGCAGGCCGTCGCCGATCACGGCGCTCACCGAGCCGCCACCGAAGTCTCTACGGCAGCTCGACCTGCAGCTCCTCCTGGTCGGGGTAACGCTGGTCAACGCCAGCCACGCCATGCTCTTTGCCTTCTCGGCGATCTACTGGCAGCACATCGGCTACAGCGGCACGGAGATCGGGCTGCTCTGGAGCGCGGGCGTGGCGGCGGAAGTCACGATGTTCATCTTCGCCAAGGCGATCAGCCGCCGTTTCAGCGTCTGGGTGATGATCCTGTCGGGCTGTTTTCTGGCCGTGGTACGCTGGATCATCTTCCCGATGGATCTCGGTTTCGGCGGCTATTTCATCCTCCAGTGCTTCCACGCCTTCACTTATGCGATCATGCACACAGGCATGCAGCACAAGCTCGTCGAACGGGTGGTGGAATCCCAGGAAGCGTCGGCCCAGGGCCTCTATTTCTTCTATACCGGCATCTTCACCGCGATCTTCACGTTCCTGTCCGGATACTTCTACGCCTGGTACGGGGTGAAGGGGTTCTATTCGATGTCGGTCGTCGCCTTCGCCGGCTGCTGCTTTGCGATTGCCGCCTGGTACCTTCAGCCCCAGAGACGGGGCTCCGGCGGAAAGACCAGCGAGGCCTCATAG
- a CDS encoding UDP-2,3-diacylglucosamine diphosphatase, producing MTAQQDNSVRKLRTLFISDVHLGSKAAKTDFLLDFLRYHEAETIVLVGDIVDGWRLKRSWYWPQNCNDVVQKLLRKARKGTRIVYIPGNHDEFLRDFPGVHFGGIEVAQRYMHEGADGRTYLVLHGDEFDVVVRNARVLAYLGDWAYDTAIAINIGLAAIRRRLGMPYWSFSSWAKLQVKHAVNFIGEFQKVVAEEARRHDARGVICGHIHHAVIEDIGDIRYINTGDWVESCTAIAEHHDGTMELITWHQMRGGALEGEASGEADRLLAQLLTQRAA from the coding sequence ATGACGGCGCAGCAAGACAACTCCGTACGAAAGCTCAGGACGTTGTTCATCTCCGACGTCCATCTCGGGTCGAAGGCCGCCAAGACGGACTTCCTGCTCGATTTCCTGCGGTATCACGAAGCGGAGACGATCGTGCTCGTCGGCGATATCGTCGACGGCTGGAGGCTGAAGCGCAGTTGGTACTGGCCGCAGAACTGCAACGACGTGGTGCAAAAGCTTCTGCGCAAGGCCCGCAAAGGCACTCGCATCGTCTATATCCCCGGCAATCACGACGAGTTCCTGCGCGATTTCCCCGGTGTGCATTTCGGCGGCATCGAGGTGGCCCAACGCTACATGCATGAAGGCGCGGACGGCCGTACCTATCTGGTGCTGCATGGCGACGAGTTCGACGTCGTGGTCCGCAATGCCCGCGTGCTCGCCTATCTCGGCGACTGGGCCTATGACACGGCGATTGCCATCAATATCGGTCTGGCCGCCATCCGCCGCCGCCTCGGCATGCCCTACTGGTCGTTCTCCTCCTGGGCGAAGCTCCAGGTGAAGCATGCCGTCAACTTCATCGGCGAGTTCCAGAAAGTGGTTGCCGAGGAAGCCCGCCGGCACGACGCCCGAGGCGTGATCTGCGGCCACATCCACCATGCGGTCATCGAGGACATCGGCGATATCCGCTACATCAATACCGGTGACTGGGTGGAAAGCTGTACGGCGATCGCCGAGCACCACGACGGCACGATGGAACTCATCACCTGGCACCAGATGCGCGGCGGCGCCCTGGAAGGCGAAGCCTCCGGTGAAGCCGACAGGTTGCTTGCCCAATTGCTGACCCAGCGCGCCGCCTGA
- a CDS encoding SDR family oxidoreductase, with protein sequence MSGQMEGKIAIVTGGTQGLGATITSLFAERGAAGLVICGRNAAKGHAKAEQIGKASAAKVVYVEADLEKVEDARRVVAACDAEFGRVDALVNAAAITDRGTILDTTPELFDRMFAINVRAPFFLMQEAVKVMRRERTEGTIVNIGSMSAMAGQPFIAAYCSSKGALETLTKNTAYALLRNRIRVNGLNIGWMASEGEDRIQREFHGAAADWLEKAAASQPFGRLVDPAEVARACAYLSSAESGLMTGSVICFDQSVWGGYDGSPHPVAPL encoded by the coding sequence ATGAGCGGACAAATGGAAGGCAAGATCGCCATCGTCACCGGTGGCACGCAAGGGCTGGGCGCGACGATCACAAGCCTATTCGCCGAACGAGGCGCGGCGGGCCTCGTCATCTGCGGACGCAACGCTGCCAAGGGGCATGCGAAGGCCGAACAGATCGGCAAGGCCAGCGCTGCGAAGGTGGTCTATGTCGAGGCCGATCTTGAAAAGGTCGAGGACGCCCGCAGGGTCGTTGCTGCCTGTGACGCGGAGTTCGGCCGGGTCGATGCGCTCGTGAATGCTGCCGCCATCACCGATCGCGGCACGATCCTCGACACGACGCCGGAACTCTTCGACAGGATGTTCGCCATCAATGTACGGGCGCCGTTTTTCCTCATGCAGGAGGCGGTAAAGGTGATGCGGCGCGAACGAACCGAAGGCACGATCGTCAATATCGGTTCCATGTCGGCGATGGCGGGGCAGCCCTTCATCGCGGCCTATTGCTCGTCGAAAGGGGCGCTGGAGACACTGACCAAGAACACCGCCTATGCGCTTCTGCGCAATCGCATCCGCGTCAACGGCCTCAACATCGGCTGGATGGCATCCGAAGGCGAAGACCGCATCCAGCGCGAGTTTCACGGTGCTGCGGCGGACTGGCTCGAAAAGGCGGCCGCCAGCCAACCCTTCGGCAGGCTCGTCGATCCGGCAGAAGTGGCGCGCGCCTGCGCCTATCTGTCCTCGGCCGAATCCGGGTTGATGACCGGATCGGTGATCTGCTTCGACCAGTCGGTCTGGGGCGGCTATGACGGCTCTCCGCATCCGGTGGCGCCGCTCTAG
- a CDS encoding DUF2865 domain-containing protein, whose amino-acid sequence MRQQEETSPVFPRLKHVAAVLVPLTLVGADPLLASTVCDRLNTRLAQLPDFVATNADARDYASAISRQNIELRRAKNDRRRAACGGGSVDTFDGGDPDSCGELDSLIAEMEDNLRMLKSEREQIVAGGSDDSRRRILAALEINGCYGNREEFASVEPEEPETHRNIIADLPPDDAYGPMLGRDEDGYAPQGSYYHGTLRTMCVRTCDGAFFPISSDATPADFPRDEQACRARCPGAETELYFHDINTEESEQMVSAVTGLPYAEMPNAFAYRTRGVSKPGMCGCQIPQTAATSPKTTGTMTSDDQSSIVVIETKKPADTMTAKAPPEERPYDPAKSKVRVVGPTYLPQEETSIDLKHPKGPAYQPVQN is encoded by the coding sequence GTGCGGCAGCAGGAAGAGACTTCGCCCGTGTTCCCGCGCTTGAAACACGTCGCCGCGGTGCTTGTGCCGCTGACCCTGGTCGGTGCCGATCCTTTGCTGGCATCGACCGTGTGCGACCGGCTGAATACCCGGCTTGCGCAACTGCCCGACTTCGTCGCCACCAATGCCGATGCCCGTGACTATGCCAGCGCCATCTCGCGACAGAACATCGAGTTGCGCCGGGCGAAGAACGACCGCCGCCGCGCGGCCTGTGGTGGCGGCAGCGTCGACACCTTCGATGGTGGCGACCCTGATAGCTGCGGCGAACTCGACAGCCTCATCGCCGAGATGGAAGACAATCTGCGCATGCTGAAGTCGGAGCGCGAGCAGATCGTCGCCGGAGGCAGCGATGACAGCCGTCGCCGGATCCTTGCCGCGCTCGAGATAAACGGGTGCTACGGCAACCGCGAAGAATTTGCGAGCGTCGAGCCCGAAGAGCCCGAGACGCACCGCAACATCATCGCCGATCTGCCACCTGATGACGCCTACGGGCCGATGCTCGGGCGTGACGAAGACGGCTATGCGCCGCAGGGTAGCTACTATCACGGCACGCTCAGAACCATGTGCGTGCGCACCTGCGACGGCGCCTTCTTCCCGATCTCTTCGGATGCGACCCCGGCCGATTTCCCGCGCGACGAACAGGCCTGCCGGGCGCGCTGCCCAGGCGCCGAAACGGAACTCTACTTCCACGATATCAACACGGAAGAGAGCGAGCAGATGGTATCGGCCGTGACCGGCCTACCCTATGCCGAAATGCCCAATGCGTTTGCCTATCGCACCCGCGGCGTCAGCAAGCCCGGCATGTGCGGCTGCCAGATACCGCAGACCGCCGCAACCTCACCGAAAACCACAGGCACGATGACCAGCGACGATCAGTCGTCCATCGTCGTGATCGAAACCAAGAAACCGGCAGATACCATGACAGCCAAGGCGCCGCCCGAGGAGCGGCCGTACGATCCGGCGAAGAGCAAGGTGCGCGTCGTCGGCCCGACCTACCTGCCGCAGGAAGAAACCTCGATCGACCTCAAGCACCCGAAGGGACCGGCCTATCAACCGGTCCAGAACTGA
- a CDS encoding phytanoyl-CoA dioxygenase family protein has translation MKTDNSARQRIERVWLTEEACDIETFRAEVERRTKLADYPYASSCDKNVLIYNSEELIAACGNAETRRAVLAEICEALATGPGVAVFKRAFADTAAVDIASTVFDEIIEEQHRSNSGGGDHFAKPGANDRIWNSLEKHCLKAPENFAAYYGNAIIALVSEAWLGPNYQMTAQVNRVNPGGAAQSAHRDYHLGFQTSAVIERYPAHVHKLSPVLTLQGAVAHCDMPLESGPTLFLPYSQTYVPGYLALNRPEFRAYFDENHVQLPLEKGDVVFFNPALFHAAGNNRSADIRRVANLLQVSSAFGRAMETVDRLTMSGALYPALKALVEDGKLTAAEAANAIASCAEGYSFPTNLDRDPPLGGLAPKTQAQLMREALAAGTSEPDFQAALEAQAKRKLS, from the coding sequence ATGAAGACCGACAACAGTGCGAGGCAGCGGATCGAGCGCGTCTGGCTCACCGAAGAGGCCTGCGACATCGAGACTTTCCGCGCGGAAGTCGAGCGCCGGACCAAGCTCGCCGACTATCCCTATGCTTCAAGCTGCGACAAGAACGTGCTGATTTATAACAGCGAAGAGCTGATTGCTGCTTGCGGCAATGCCGAGACACGGAGGGCGGTGCTTGCCGAAATCTGTGAGGCGCTGGCGACCGGCCCGGGTGTGGCGGTTTTCAAGCGCGCCTTTGCAGACACCGCCGCGGTCGATATCGCAAGCACCGTCTTCGACGAGATCATCGAGGAACAGCATCGCAGCAACAGCGGCGGCGGCGATCACTTCGCCAAGCCCGGCGCCAACGATCGCATCTGGAACTCGCTGGAAAAGCACTGCCTGAAGGCGCCGGAGAACTTTGCAGCCTACTATGGCAATGCCATCATCGCGCTCGTCAGCGAAGCCTGGCTGGGGCCGAACTATCAGATGACGGCGCAGGTCAACCGGGTCAATCCGGGCGGGGCGGCCCAATCGGCCCACCGGGACTACCATCTCGGCTTCCAGACCTCCGCGGTGATCGAGCGCTATCCGGCGCATGTCCACAAGCTCTCGCCGGTGCTGACCCTGCAAGGGGCGGTCGCCCATTGCGACATGCCGCTTGAAAGCGGACCGACATTGTTCCTGCCCTATAGCCAGACCTATGTGCCGGGTTACCTGGCGCTCAACCGGCCGGAGTTCCGGGCCTATTTCGACGAGAACCATGTCCAGCTCCCGCTAGAAAAGGGAGATGTCGTCTTCTTCAATCCGGCGCTCTTCCACGCCGCCGGCAACAATCGCTCTGCCGACATCCGCCGTGTGGCGAACCTGTTGCAGGTGTCCTCGGCGTTTGGCCGGGCGATGGAAACGGTCGATCGTCTGACAATGAGCGGGGCGCTCTATCCGGCCTTGAAGGCCTTGGTTGAGGACGGCAAGCTGACTGCGGCGGAGGCTGCCAATGCTATCGCCTCCTGTGCCGAGGGCTACTCGTTCCCGACCAATCTCGATCGCGATCCACCGCTCGGCGGACTGGCGCCGAAGACCCAGGCGCAGTTGATGCGCGAGGCACTGGCTGCGGGAACGAGTGAGCCGGATTTTCAAGCGGCACTCGAGGCGCAGGCAAAGCGTAAGTTGAGCTGA
- the dgcA gene encoding N-acetyl-D-Glu racemase DgcA produces MSLSLDAAVEHFPIAGTFTISRGSKTTASVVTCRISDGLHAGLGECVPYGRYNETLDSVLAEIAAIRPRVEAGLSRGELQHEMKPGAARNAVDCALWDLEAKHKNKPVHVLAGISSPQELTTAYTLSLSEPDAMREQAAKYAHRALLKIKVGTPDDAARIRAVRAGAPKSRIILDANEGWTPETLAYHFAICAEERIDLIEQPLPAGRDEALATIARPVPICADESVHATGDLAALVGRYDAVNIKLDKTGGLTEALRMRAQADALGLKVMVGCMVGSSLAMAPAILVAQGADFVDLDGPLLLAQDRAPGLRYEASLVFPPEPRLWG; encoded by the coding sequence ATGTCACTTTCTCTCGATGCAGCGGTGGAACATTTCCCGATCGCAGGCACGTTTACGATCTCGCGCGGCTCAAAGACGACGGCCAGCGTCGTCACCTGCCGAATCAGTGACGGCCTCCATGCCGGTCTTGGAGAATGCGTGCCCTACGGCCGCTACAACGAAACGCTTGATTCCGTGCTTGCCGAGATCGCTGCCATTCGGCCACGTGTCGAGGCCGGCCTCTCCCGCGGCGAGCTCCAGCACGAGATGAAGCCGGGCGCTGCGCGCAACGCCGTGGATTGTGCGTTGTGGGATCTGGAAGCGAAACACAAAAACAAGCCTGTTCATGTGCTTGCCGGAATTTCTTCGCCTCAGGAACTGACCACCGCCTACACACTTTCGCTGAGTGAGCCCGACGCCATGCGCGAACAGGCGGCGAAATATGCGCATCGCGCCCTCTTGAAGATCAAGGTCGGAACGCCTGACGACGCCGCCCGCATCCGCGCCGTCCGGGCCGGCGCGCCCAAGAGCCGCATCATCCTCGATGCCAACGAGGGCTGGACGCCCGAAACCCTCGCCTATCATTTCGCGATCTGCGCCGAGGAACGGATCGACCTGATCGAACAGCCGCTCCCGGCCGGGCGCGACGAGGCGCTGGCAACGATCGCCCGACCCGTACCCATTTGCGCGGATGAAAGCGTGCACGCGACCGGGGACCTCGCGGCCCTCGTCGGCCGCTATGACGCGGTCAACATCAAGCTCGACAAGACCGGCGGGCTGACAGAGGCCTTGCGCATGCGCGCGCAGGCAGATGCGCTCGGCCTCAAGGTCATGGTTGGCTGCATGGTCGGCAGTTCGCTGGCGATGGCGCCGGCGATTCTGGTCGCGCAGGGTGCCGATTTCGTCGATCTCGATGGGCCGCTGCTGCTCGCGCAAGACCGGGCGCCCGGCTTGCGCTATGAGGCCTCGCTGGTCTTTCCGCCGGAGCCCCGTCTCTGGGGCTGA